The following are encoded together in the Deinococcus soli (ex Cha et al. 2016) genome:
- a CDS encoding SDR family oxidoreductase — translation MSDQDSTPPGNITPSVNQFGMQDPRAQYPAPPFPRQPQEAPGTVGAMQPRPDHGEESYMGFGRLRGRRALITGADSGIGRAAAIAFAREGADVALNYLPDEEGDAREVVALIEAAGQRAVAIPGDLKDEAFCRDLVKRAVQELGGLDILVNNAGKQVSQERIEDITTEQFDQTFRTNVYAMFWITQEAARHLGPGASIINTSSIQAYRPSPNLLDYASTKAAIVAFTQALAQQLGPRGIRVNAVAPGPFWTPLQPSGGQPQEKVQQFGASTPLGRPGQPAELAPLYVFLASQESSYSSGGTFGATGGQVLF, via the coding sequence ATGAGCGACCAGGACAGCACCCCACCCGGTAACATCACGCCCAGCGTGAACCAGTTCGGCATGCAGGACCCCCGCGCGCAGTACCCCGCGCCGCCCTTCCCGCGCCAGCCGCAGGAGGCCCCGGGCACGGTGGGCGCCATGCAGCCCCGCCCGGACCACGGCGAGGAGAGTTACATGGGCTTCGGCCGCCTCAGGGGCCGCCGGGCGCTGATCACCGGCGCGGACTCCGGCATCGGCCGCGCCGCGGCCATCGCCTTTGCCCGCGAGGGCGCGGACGTGGCCCTGAACTACCTGCCCGACGAGGAGGGGGACGCGCGGGAGGTCGTGGCGCTGATCGAGGCGGCGGGGCAGCGCGCCGTGGCGATCCCCGGCGACCTGAAGGACGAGGCGTTCTGCCGGGACCTCGTGAAGCGCGCCGTGCAGGAACTGGGCGGGCTGGACATCCTGGTGAACAACGCCGGGAAGCAGGTCAGCCAGGAGCGCATCGAGGACATCACCACCGAGCAGTTCGACCAGACGTTCCGCACGAACGTGTACGCGATGTTCTGGATCACGCAGGAGGCCGCGCGGCACCTGGGGCCCGGCGCGAGCATCATCAACACCAGCAGCATCCAGGCGTACCGGCCCAGCCCGAACCTGCTGGATTACGCGAGTACGAAGGCGGCGATCGTGGCGTTCACGCAGGCGCTCGCGCAGCAGCTCGGGCCGCGCGGCATCCGCGTGAACGCCGTCGCGCCCGGCCCCTTCTGGACGCCGCTGCAACCCAGCGGCGGGCAGCCGCAGGAGAAGGTGCAGCAGTTCGGGGCGTCCACGCCGCTGGGCCGCCCGGGGCAACCGGCGGAACTCGCGCCGCTGTACGTGTTCCTGGCGTCGCAGGAGAGCAGTTACAGCAGCGGCGGCACCTTCGGCGCGACCGGTGGGCAGGTGCTGTTCTAG